The proteins below are encoded in one region of Castor canadensis chromosome 6, mCasCan1.hap1v2, whole genome shotgun sequence:
- the F2rl1 gene encoding proteinase-activated receptor 2, translating to MRSPSLAWLLGGVVLLAASASCNHTVQGVNRTSRGRSLIGKNNDSPPITGKGVSVEPGLSVDEFSTFVLTGKLTTVFLPVVYTIVLVVGLPSNCMALWVFLFRTKKKHPAVIYMANLALADLLSVVWFPLKIAYHIHGNNWIYGDTLCKMLIGFFYGNMYCSILFMTCLSVQRYWVIVNPMANPRKKANIAIGVSLGIWLLILLVTIPLYVMKQTVYIPALNITTCHDVLPEQVLVGDMFNYFLSLAIGVFMFPAFLTASAYVLMIRTLRSSAVNEHSEKKRQRAIRLIITVLAMYLICFTPSNLLLVVHYFLIKNKGQSHVYALYIIALCLSTLNSCIDPFVYYFVSQDFRDQAKNALLCRSVRTMKQMQVSLTSKKFSRKSSSYSSSSTSVKTSY from the coding sequence GAGTCAACAGAACCTCTAGAGGAAGAAGTCTTATTGGTAAGAACAATGATTCCCCTCCAATCACTGGAAAAGGAGTTTCAGTGGAACCAGGCCTTTCTGTGGACGAGTTTTCTACGTTTGTCCTCACTGGGAAGCTGACTACTGTCTTTCTCCCAGTTGTCTACACAATTGTACTTGTGGTTGGCTTGCCCAGTAATTGCATGGCCCTCTGGGTCTTCCTTTTCCGAACAAAGAAGAAGCACCCGGCTGTGATTTACATGGCCAATCTGGCCTTAGCAGACCTCCTTTCTGTCGTCTGGTTCCCCTTGAAGATTGCCTACCACATACATGGCAACAACTGGATTTATGGGGACACTCTTTGCAAAATGCTCATTGGCTTTTTCTACGGCAACATGTACTGCTCCATTCTCTTCATGACCTGTCTCAGTGTGCAGAGGTATTGGGTCATCGTGAACCCCATGGCAAACCCCAGGAAGAAGGCAAACATTGCCATTGGTGTCTCTCTGGGTATATGGCTGCTGATTCTGCTGGTCACCATCCCCTTGTATGTCATGAAGCAGACTGTCTACATTCCAGCTCTTAACATCACcacctgccatgatgttctgcctgaGCAGGTGTTGGTGGGGGACATGTTCAATTACTTCCTCTCTCTGGCCATCGGAGTCTTTATGTTCCCAGCCTTCCTCACAGCTTCTGCCTATGTGCTCATGATCAGAACACTGAGGTCTTCTGCCGTGAATGAACactcagaaaagaaaaggcagagggCTATCAGGCTCATTATCACTGTCCTGGCCATGTACTTGATCTGTTTCACTCCTAGTAATCTTCTGCTCGTGGTACATTATTTCCTGATCAAAAACAAAGGCCAGAGCCATGTCTATGCCCTGTACATCATAGCCCTCTGTCTATCCACCCTCAACAGCTGCATCGACCCCTTTGTCTATTACTTTGTTTCACAAGATTTCAGGGATCAAGCAAAGAATGCCCTCCTTTGTCGAAGTGTCCGCACCATGAAGCAGATGCAAGTATCCCTCACCTCAAAGAAATTCTCCAGGAAATCCAGTTCTTACTCTTCAAGTTCAACCAGTGTTAAAACCTCCTATTGA